One genomic window of Corynebacterium diphtheriae includes the following:
- a CDS encoding DUF4040 family protein gives MTLIIVLVLAACAVALAPVTVRICDRKAGWPLAALFVVAAVLLCKELPGIIAGTPLTLEYTWVPDFVGDGVDVSFALRADALSSFFALLALGIGSVVFAYSASYLHNNAGNTSFYTIMTAFMASILLLVFANDAVLLFIAWELVSLASFMLIARSGGKGGELGSQRTLILTFIGGLTLLVAMAIASNQAGSTNIDAIIHAGFWAEKPALTGVVAVLVAVSAFTKSAQFPFHFWLPEAMAAATPVSAFLHAAAVVKAGIYVLLRFSAVFSDVAVWNWLLIVVGMFTAVMASFFAIQKTDMKKLTAYSTVSHLGWIVATIGVGTPFALAAAVVHTLAHALFKSSLFMLVGVVDHQAGTRDLTRLGSSWRQLPFTFSAMAIAAASMAAVPPLFGFVSKEGMLEAFLHAPIGNAGVVVLMVAAGVGALFTFTYSVRLVIDGFIDGSREMSDCKEAPVSLWLPAALPGVLSIPAALFVSRLDAPVSAAVSEVADDPHTHLAIWHGVTIPFVISMLVLVFGVLGVVKRQWIWDSLADRKLAPRSGNELLNLSVRGIAAFGRCVGSMADSLSPTRHLAYVFMLLVVLGGTVTVKGLVSGGIDGVPLAPRIDGADRWADALPLAIIVLAAALLLRTKRRLTAVIMIGVVGVGVTVQMLMLGSPDVALTQFMVEALTVVIMMMVIRQQPDNFHPGKGRRRAFAAVMAVAVGVVTFLMCWFVLGRRERPELAIWYLNNGPEITGGDNVVNTILVEFRAFDTMGELSVLGMAAVVIAAVVTSMPRYPFAHGTHPAPFGLSHVNSIPLRQLLRVLIPILGILSFAIFMRGHNAPGGGFIAALVAGGALMLSYLSHARDQHIFTFKTPIYLTSIGIILALISGFLGLTHGSFLYALHGHWAGEHWTTAMIFDLGVYLAVLGMLSMAINALGSYLRPGMDYERLNFTRDESPLVSPAKVEAQADDDLDWPETKSSAQASQPKEA, from the coding sequence GTGACCCTGATAATTGTTCTCGTGCTGGCGGCCTGTGCGGTTGCGCTTGCGCCTGTTACAGTTCGGATTTGCGACCGAAAGGCGGGGTGGCCTCTGGCGGCCTTGTTTGTGGTCGCCGCCGTTCTGCTGTGTAAAGAGCTGCCTGGCATCATCGCCGGAACTCCTTTGACGTTGGAATATACGTGGGTTCCGGATTTTGTGGGCGATGGCGTTGATGTGTCGTTCGCATTGCGTGCCGACGCCCTCAGCTCGTTCTTTGCACTGTTGGCTCTGGGCATCGGCTCTGTCGTTTTTGCCTATTCCGCTTCTTATCTGCACAACAATGCGGGCAATACGAGCTTTTACACGATTATGACGGCGTTTATGGCGTCGATTCTGTTGCTCGTTTTTGCTAATGATGCTGTGCTGTTGTTTATCGCGTGGGAGCTGGTGTCTCTTGCGTCGTTTATGTTGATCGCTCGTTCGGGTGGCAAGGGCGGTGAGCTGGGTTCGCAGCGCACGTTGATCTTGACGTTTATTGGTGGCCTGACGTTGCTGGTTGCTATGGCGATTGCGTCGAATCAGGCTGGCAGCACCAATATTGATGCGATTATCCATGCTGGTTTCTGGGCGGAAAAGCCTGCGTTGACTGGTGTGGTTGCTGTGTTGGTGGCGGTGTCTGCGTTTACTAAGTCAGCGCAGTTCCCGTTCCATTTCTGGCTTCCGGAGGCAATGGCTGCTGCTACCCCGGTGTCGGCGTTCTTGCACGCGGCTGCTGTGGTGAAGGCTGGCATTTATGTGCTGTTGCGTTTCAGCGCGGTGTTTAGCGATGTTGCGGTGTGGAACTGGTTGCTCATTGTGGTGGGTATGTTCACTGCTGTGATGGCGTCGTTCTTTGCTATTCAGAAAACGGATATGAAGAAGCTCACGGCGTATTCGACGGTGTCGCATTTGGGTTGGATTGTGGCCACTATTGGTGTGGGCACTCCGTTCGCGTTGGCGGCTGCTGTGGTGCATACGTTGGCGCATGCGTTGTTTAAGTCGTCGTTGTTCATGCTGGTTGGCGTGGTGGATCATCAGGCTGGTACGCGTGATTTGACTCGTTTGGGTTCGTCGTGGCGCCAGTTGCCGTTTACGTTTAGTGCGATGGCGATTGCTGCGGCTTCTATGGCTGCGGTTCCTCCGTTGTTTGGTTTTGTTTCGAAGGAGGGCATGCTGGAGGCGTTCTTGCATGCTCCGATTGGTAACGCTGGCGTTGTGGTCTTGATGGTCGCTGCGGGTGTGGGCGCGTTGTTTACGTTTACGTATTCGGTGCGTTTGGTGATCGATGGCTTTATCGACGGTTCCCGTGAGATGTCGGATTGCAAGGAGGCTCCGGTGTCGTTGTGGCTGCCGGCTGCGCTTCCTGGTGTGTTGTCTATTCCGGCTGCGTTGTTTGTGAGCCGGTTGGATGCTCCAGTTTCTGCTGCGGTGAGTGAGGTTGCGGATGATCCGCATACTCATTTGGCGATTTGGCATGGGGTGACCATTCCGTTTGTTATCTCGATGTTGGTGTTGGTTTTTGGCGTGCTTGGCGTGGTCAAGCGTCAGTGGATTTGGGATTCATTGGCGGATCGTAAGCTTGCACCGCGTAGTGGTAATGAGTTGTTGAACTTGTCGGTTCGTGGCATTGCTGCGTTTGGTCGTTGTGTGGGTTCGATGGCGGATTCGCTGAGCCCGACGCGTCACTTGGCGTACGTGTTTATGTTGCTGGTGGTTTTGGGCGGCACGGTGACGGTTAAGGGTCTTGTTTCTGGCGGTATTGATGGGGTGCCGTTGGCACCGCGTATCGACGGAGCCGATCGTTGGGCGGATGCGTTGCCGTTGGCGATTATTGTTTTGGCTGCGGCGTTGTTGCTGCGTACGAAGCGTCGTTTGACTGCGGTGATCATGATTGGTGTGGTCGGCGTTGGTGTGACTGTTCAGATGTTGATGTTGGGTTCGCCTGATGTGGCTTTGACGCAGTTCATGGTGGAGGCGTTGACGGTGGTCATCATGATGATGGTGATTCGTCAGCAGCCGGATAATTTCCACCCTGGCAAGGGGCGTCGTAGAGCTTTTGCTGCGGTGATGGCTGTGGCTGTCGGCGTTGTGACGTTCTTGATGTGCTGGTTCGTTTTGGGTCGCCGTGAGCGCCCTGAGCTGGCGATCTGGTATCTCAACAATGGCCCGGAGATCACTGGCGGCGATAACGTTGTGAACACCATTCTGGTGGAGTTCCGTGCTTTCGATACCATGGGCGAGCTGTCGGTGCTGGGTATGGCCGCTGTGGTGATTGCTGCGGTGGTGACGTCGATGCCGCGTTACCCGTTTGCGCATGGCACCCACCCTGCTCCGTTTGGTTTGTCGCATGTGAACTCAATTCCGTTGCGTCAGCTGCTGCGCGTACTCATTCCGATTTTGGGTATTTTGAGCTTTGCTATTTTCATGCGTGGTCACAATGCTCCTGGTGGCGGCTTTATTGCGGCGCTGGTGGCCGGTGGCGCGTTGATGCTCAGCTACCTGTCTCATGCTCGCGACCAGCACATTTTCACTTTTAAGACGCCGATTTATCTGACGTCGATTGGTATTATTTTGGCGCTGATTTCTGGTTTCTTGGGCCTTACCCATGGTTCGTTCCTTTATGCTTTGCATGGCCATTGGGCTGGGGAGCACTGGACCACCGCGATGATCTTCGACTTGGGCGTGTACTTGGCGGTGCTGGGTATGCTGTCGATGGCGATTAATGCGCTGGGCAGCTATTTGCGCCCTGGTATGGACTACGAGCGTTTGAACTTTACTCGCGACGAGTCCCCGCTTGTCTCCCCTGCGAAGGTGGAGGCTCAGGCTGACGACGATCTCGACTGGCCTGAAACTAAATCCTCAGCACAAGCCTCGCAGCCGAAGGAGGCCTAA
- a CDS encoding membrane protein, with protein sequence MSRKIVRRALAGALFFVPLIAGTVYATTQNVDPAATWSAAQETQQGAPAVQEDPSLVDIRRATGEAGSQASLLKNGTTQLVDGTKAAQNGAAQLADGMVKLQAATGQMGNGATEIANGIDQAVGQFQNVEVIRGQLLTAINLAMSDPKLADVKPDLEDFKRQVETFKVDDNITSQMNKLRDGSRELANQLAVPGYGFHDGIYSATKGSKDLSAGLNDLSGGVDQALTGVRDLDNGAKKIDAMAKENQTRVGNIQRALPITKAGTPEAQEQGVTRTLAPLYAFLIAAGLMLAATAYLRDRIWGTIAFITLTLLGGGLVYLLGTEITAGVAAAAAGVSALAVAGAALLGTLLTSIFGERTGRGLSALVTIAQVAVVGFVWNSAANSALSSAAKALVNFMPLHYPTLALSSIGNAGDTTTTALGVGVTAACAVCAAAGVMILRKKEEQTLPTAE encoded by the coding sequence ATGAGCCGAAAAATTGTCCGACGAGCCCTCGCAGGAGCCCTGTTTTTCGTGCCGCTCATTGCCGGCACCGTCTACGCCACAACACAAAACGTAGACCCCGCGGCCACCTGGTCCGCAGCACAAGAAACCCAACAAGGAGCCCCCGCAGTCCAAGAGGACCCCTCACTCGTCGATATCCGGCGCGCAACCGGCGAAGCAGGCTCCCAAGCCAGCCTCCTGAAAAACGGCACCACCCAGCTTGTCGACGGCACCAAAGCCGCCCAAAACGGCGCAGCCCAACTCGCCGACGGCATGGTCAAACTCCAAGCAGCCACCGGACAAATGGGCAACGGCGCCACCGAAATCGCCAACGGAATCGACCAAGCAGTCGGACAATTCCAAAACGTCGAAGTCATCCGCGGACAACTACTCACCGCCATCAACCTCGCCATGAGCGACCCCAAACTCGCCGACGTCAAACCCGACCTCGAAGACTTCAAACGCCAAGTAGAAACCTTCAAAGTCGACGACAACATCACCAGCCAAATGAACAAGCTTCGCGACGGCTCCCGCGAACTCGCCAACCAACTAGCAGTACCAGGCTACGGCTTCCACGACGGAATCTACTCCGCCACCAAAGGCTCAAAAGACCTCTCAGCAGGACTCAACGACCTCTCCGGCGGCGTAGACCAAGCACTGACCGGTGTCCGCGACCTCGACAACGGCGCCAAAAAAATCGACGCCATGGCCAAAGAAAACCAAACCCGCGTAGGCAACATCCAACGCGCACTCCCCATCACCAAAGCCGGCACCCCCGAAGCACAAGAACAAGGCGTCACCCGCACACTTGCACCACTCTACGCATTCCTAATCGCAGCAGGACTCATGCTCGCAGCCACCGCCTACCTTCGCGACCGCATCTGGGGAACCATCGCCTTTATCACCCTCACACTTCTCGGCGGCGGACTGGTCTACCTACTAGGAACCGAAATCACCGCAGGAGTGGCTGCCGCAGCCGCCGGTGTCAGCGCCCTCGCCGTTGCCGGAGCAGCACTGCTCGGCACCCTTTTGACCAGCATCTTCGGGGAGCGCACCGGCCGTGGCCTCAGCGCCCTTGTGACCATTGCCCAAGTCGCAGTCGTTGGTTTCGTATGGAACTCCGCCGCCAACTCCGCCCTGAGCAGCGCCGCAAAAGCACTGGTCAACTTCATGCCGCTGCACTATCCCACCTTGGCGCTCAGCTCCATCGGTAACGCTGGCGATACCACGACCACAGCACTCGGCGTGGGCGTGACCGCAGCCTGCGCAGTGTGTGCGGCGGCCGGCGTGATGATTCTGCGCAAAAAAGAGGAGCAAACGCTGCCAACGGCGGAGTAA
- a CDS encoding transglycosylase domain-containing protein, translating into MWNSLKDIVLATVAGGVVCALALTPVAAIAGVAVDRTNDTMQSNLQDLTDGSAPGVSTILDNRNNPIAWVYKQRRFEIPSEAIPQSMKDAIVSIEDRRFYEHKGVDIQGNLRAIVTNIFAGGVAQGASTIDQQYVKNFLLLVKSDNPEEQAAATETSIPRKLREMRMASTIDSTLSKDDILTRYLNLVHLGNGAFGVEAAARTYFGKGAPELSLAQSAMFAGIVQSSSYLDPYTNPDAVMDRRNVVLDTMAANGYATPEDVAAAKAEPLGVLEQPQGLPNGCITAGDNGFFCDYVLKYLSEKGLSTDQLTQGSYTINTTLDPDVQQAAHAAAAGQVNSHTFGVANVMNIVEPGKDSRKILAMTSSRDYGLDLDAGQTVLPQPTSLVGNGAGSVFKIFTAAVALQQGYGLDTQLQVPPRYEAKGMGDGGAEGCGAGTYCVENSGSYAPQMSLRDALAFSPNTPFVQMIEKVGVKDVVDTSVKLGLRSYANPGTFNEDNSIADYVKEHNLGSYTLGPTAVNPLELSNVAASLASDGMWCEPSPITTVTDAKGNEVFLDRPACEQAIDPEIAQALGAGLSQDTIKGTGAQAAKSLGFSAPTAAKTGTTESHSSAAFLGFNSNFAAASYIYNDGTTVTPLCTSPVVQCGEGTLFGGDEPARTWFTAAQSSGLAASGNLPSYDPKFNRGVSGSFGTSYVGREGESVRKELSAKGYKVTMTSAPGDGIPKGSVVNVIAPVPLKPGGTIELFISDGTRPRITPPSTTRRPNPTEEVVPGTGVSQNDLDDLAHQLQQLLPGF; encoded by the coding sequence ATGTGGAATTCCCTGAAAGATATCGTCCTAGCAACGGTCGCCGGCGGCGTGGTATGTGCACTCGCACTCACCCCTGTGGCCGCTATTGCTGGCGTGGCCGTCGACCGTACAAACGACACAATGCAGTCCAACCTCCAAGACCTCACGGATGGTTCTGCACCTGGCGTTTCTACGATTTTGGACAACCGCAACAACCCCATCGCATGGGTGTATAAGCAGCGCAGGTTCGAAATCCCATCCGAAGCCATCCCGCAGTCCATGAAAGACGCCATCGTCTCCATCGAGGACCGCCGCTTCTACGAACACAAAGGTGTGGATATTCAGGGCAACCTCCGCGCCATTGTGACCAATATCTTCGCCGGTGGTGTCGCACAAGGAGCCTCCACCATCGACCAGCAGTACGTGAAGAACTTCCTCCTCTTGGTCAAGTCCGACAATCCCGAGGAGCAGGCAGCCGCAACGGAGACATCGATTCCCCGCAAGCTGCGCGAAATGCGCATGGCTAGCACTATCGATTCCACATTAAGCAAAGACGACATCCTCACCCGCTACCTCAACCTCGTCCACCTCGGCAACGGTGCCTTCGGCGTCGAGGCCGCAGCCCGCACCTACTTTGGCAAAGGTGCACCAGAGCTCAGCCTCGCACAGTCGGCCATGTTCGCAGGTATTGTCCAGTCCTCGTCCTACTTGGATCCCTACACCAACCCCGACGCGGTGATGGATCGACGCAACGTAGTGCTCGATACTATGGCGGCCAACGGCTACGCCACCCCCGAGGACGTGGCAGCGGCCAAAGCTGAACCCCTCGGCGTGCTCGAGCAACCACAGGGACTACCCAATGGCTGCATCACCGCTGGCGACAACGGATTCTTCTGCGACTACGTGCTGAAATACCTCAGCGAAAAAGGCTTAAGCACCGACCAGCTCACCCAAGGGTCCTACACCATCAACACCACGTTGGACCCCGACGTACAGCAGGCCGCGCACGCCGCCGCAGCAGGTCAGGTCAATTCGCACACCTTCGGTGTTGCCAATGTGATGAACATTGTCGAGCCTGGAAAAGACAGTCGTAAGATCCTCGCGATGACGTCGTCACGCGACTACGGCCTCGACCTCGACGCCGGCCAAACCGTCCTTCCGCAACCCACCTCCCTGGTAGGCAACGGTGCCGGCTCAGTGTTCAAGATCTTTACCGCCGCGGTCGCCCTCCAGCAGGGCTACGGTCTGGACACCCAACTCCAAGTTCCACCACGCTACGAGGCCAAAGGCATGGGCGACGGCGGTGCCGAGGGCTGCGGCGCCGGCACCTACTGTGTAGAAAACTCCGGCAGCTACGCACCACAAATGTCGCTACGCGACGCCCTCGCGTTCTCCCCGAACACACCATTCGTGCAAATGATTGAGAAAGTCGGCGTTAAAGACGTAGTAGACACCTCCGTCAAACTCGGACTACGTAGCTACGCCAACCCCGGCACCTTCAACGAAGACAACTCGATCGCCGACTACGTCAAAGAGCACAACCTCGGCTCTTACACCCTCGGCCCCACCGCCGTAAACCCCCTCGAACTGTCCAACGTTGCAGCCTCTCTCGCCTCCGACGGCATGTGGTGCGAACCAAGCCCCATCACCACCGTTACCGACGCCAAAGGCAACGAGGTATTCCTCGACCGCCCGGCCTGCGAACAAGCCATCGACCCAGAAATCGCCCAAGCACTCGGCGCAGGGCTAAGCCAAGACACCATCAAAGGAACCGGCGCACAAGCTGCCAAATCCCTAGGATTTAGCGCCCCAACAGCAGCGAAAACCGGCACCACCGAATCGCACTCCTCTGCTGCCTTCCTCGGATTTAACTCCAACTTCGCTGCAGCGTCCTACATCTACAACGACGGCACCACCGTCACCCCACTGTGCACCTCCCCTGTCGTACAGTGCGGCGAGGGCACCCTCTTCGGTGGTGACGAGCCCGCACGCACTTGGTTCACCGCAGCACAAAGCTCCGGCCTCGCTGCCAGCGGAAACCTGCCAAGCTACGACCCCAAGTTCAATCGAGGCGTCTCGGGATCCTTCGGCACCTCCTATGTCGGCCGCGAGGGCGAATCAGTGCGCAAAGAACTCAGCGCCAAAGGCTATAAAGTCACCATGACCTCCGCCCCAGGAGACGGCATCCCCAAAGGCTCCGTGGTCAACGTGATCGCCCCCGTCCCCCTCAAACCAGGCGGCACGATCGAACTTTTCATTTCCGACGGCACCCGCCCACGTATCACGCCCCCCTCAACAACTCGACGTCCCAACCCCACCGAGGAGGTCGTCCCAGGAACCGGGGTGAGCCAGAACGACCTTGACGATCTAGCTCACCAGCTCCAACAGCTCCTGCCTGGTTTCTAG
- a CDS encoding GatB/YqeY domain-containing protein, whose protein sequence is MSELKNKIRADLTTAMKAREKERTGTLRMLLAAIQTEETSGSKHELTDEDVLKVIAREIKKRRESAEVYAEAGRSELADAETNEANILAEYQPQQLDDDELAALVAEAVAQVKAELGEDVSMKQMGQVMKLATAQAAGRADGKRLSTAVRAALA, encoded by the coding sequence ATGAGCGAATTGAAAAACAAAATTAGGGCGGATCTGACCACGGCCATGAAGGCTCGTGAGAAGGAGCGCACGGGTACGTTGCGTATGTTGTTGGCTGCGATTCAGACGGAGGAGACGTCTGGTTCTAAGCATGAGCTGACTGATGAGGATGTGCTCAAGGTTATTGCTCGCGAGATTAAGAAGCGTCGTGAGTCTGCGGAGGTGTATGCGGAGGCTGGGCGTTCGGAGTTGGCGGACGCTGAGACGAACGAGGCGAACATTTTGGCTGAGTACCAGCCACAGCAGCTTGACGACGACGAGTTGGCGGCGCTGGTTGCCGAGGCCGTTGCTCAGGTAAAGGCAGAGCTCGGTGAGGATGTTTCCATGAAGCAGATGGGCCAGGTTATGAAGCTGGCCACTGCGCAGGCTGCAGGTCGTGCCGATGGCAAGCGCCTATCCACGGCTGTTCGTGCGGCGCTTGCCTAA
- a CDS encoding WhiB family transcriptional regulator: MTASLMNTGKKNPFRDTQQGEYGNGDRNDWVMQASCRNGDPDALFVRGAEQRRAAAICRQCPVMIQCRADALDNKVEFGVWGGLTERQRRAILRKNPHVDSWEQFFAQGGELLGM, encoded by the coding sequence ATGACAGCTTCGTTGATGAACACAGGCAAGAAAAACCCCTTTCGAGATACTCAGCAGGGGGAGTATGGGAACGGAGATCGAAACGACTGGGTAATGCAAGCAAGCTGTCGCAACGGCGATCCTGATGCCCTCTTTGTGCGTGGTGCGGAGCAGCGTCGTGCAGCAGCAATTTGCCGCCAATGCCCCGTGATGATTCAGTGCCGTGCCGATGCCCTAGATAATAAGGTCGAATTTGGTGTGTGGGGCGGCCTCACCGAACGTCAGCGTCGTGCCATTTTGCGCAAGAATCCTCATGTAGATAGCTGGGAGCAGTTCTTCGCCCAAGGTGGCGAACTTCTCGGTATGTAG
- a CDS encoding metallophosphoesterase, whose amino-acid sequence MRLLKTLLGLTAATAATGAATLAWGYRECSNFELKTIDLPILEPGILRGNPHFSILHISDLHMVPNQTTKQRWVAQLDKLNPDLVVNTGDNLSDAKAVPAVMQALSPLLKRPGVFVFGTNDYFAPRMVNPFVYLLGKKRTPSRVELPWKGMRAAFIEHGWRDANQQRHEFKVDFLRLAITGVDDPHHDLDNYDDIAGAPNPDADLSIALTHSPEPRVLKKFEQDGYMLSLSGHTHGGQICLPGSRALVTNCGIDRPRVQGLHRFGSMWMHVSNGLGTSKFAPVRIFCKPSATLIRVTERTL is encoded by the coding sequence GTGCGACTTTTAAAAACACTGCTAGGACTCACCGCAGCTACCGCCGCCACCGGAGCAGCAACGCTTGCGTGGGGCTACCGCGAATGCTCCAACTTTGAACTCAAAACCATCGACCTGCCCATCTTGGAACCAGGAATCCTGCGCGGCAACCCCCACTTCAGCATCCTGCACATCTCTGACCTGCACATGGTGCCCAACCAAACAACCAAGCAACGCTGGGTCGCACAACTCGACAAACTCAACCCCGACCTAGTGGTCAACACCGGCGACAACCTTAGCGACGCCAAAGCCGTCCCCGCCGTCATGCAAGCACTCTCACCACTGCTCAAGCGGCCAGGAGTGTTCGTCTTTGGCACCAACGACTACTTTGCACCCCGTATGGTCAACCCATTCGTCTACCTCCTCGGTAAAAAACGCACCCCCAGTCGCGTAGAACTCCCATGGAAAGGCATGCGCGCAGCGTTCATCGAACACGGCTGGCGCGACGCTAACCAACAGCGCCACGAATTCAAAGTGGACTTCCTACGCCTAGCCATCACGGGTGTCGACGACCCCCACCACGACCTCGACAACTACGACGACATCGCCGGTGCACCCAACCCCGACGCAGATCTCAGCATCGCGCTCACCCACTCCCCTGAACCACGCGTGTTAAAAAAGTTTGAGCAAGACGGATACATGCTCTCGCTATCTGGGCACACCCACGGCGGCCAAATCTGCCTACCTGGTTCACGAGCCCTCGTGACCAACTGTGGTATCGACCGCCCGCGTGTCCAAGGGCTCCACCGTTTTGGTTCCATGTGGATGCACGTTTCCAATGGGCTGGGAACCTCCAAGTTTGCGCCAGTGCGGATTTTCTGCAAGCCATCAGCCACCCTGATCCGTGTGACAGAAAGAACTCTATAA